The following proteins are encoded in a genomic region of Streptococcus cristatus AS 1.3089:
- a CDS encoding transporter substrate-binding domain-containing protein, with protein MNIKKILKYTATAVVGSLAVGLLVACSSSASKDSATKKKTIEVGTVGTTKPFSYEDKDGKLTGYEIEVLREIFKGSDKYEVNFNKTKWASVFSGLDSDRYQIGANNISYSEDRAGKYLYTNPYAKNPTVLVVRKGVNIKSLDDIGGKSTEVVQGTSTAKQLEKYNEEHSSNPTTINYTDGTIQQILANLNDGRSDYKIFERITVDTIIKDQGLDNVEVIELPSDQQPYVYPILASGQEELQTFMNKRIKELYEDGTLEKLSKEFFGGTYLPDAKDIK; from the coding sequence ATGAATATTAAAAAGATATTGAAATACACTGCCACTGCTGTGGTAGGAAGTCTTGCAGTTGGGCTGCTTGTAGCCTGCTCGTCTTCTGCAAGTAAAGATAGTGCTACAAAGAAAAAGACGATTGAAGTCGGAACGGTTGGAACAACTAAGCCTTTCTCTTATGAAGATAAGGATGGAAAACTAACTGGTTACGAAATTGAAGTGCTTCGTGAAATCTTCAAAGGTTCAGATAAGTACGAAGTCAACTTCAACAAGACCAAATGGGCTTCTGTTTTCTCTGGCTTGGACAGTGACCGCTACCAAATCGGTGCCAATAACATCAGTTATTCAGAAGACCGTGCTGGTAAATACCTCTATACCAACCCTTACGCTAAAAACCCAACCGTCTTGGTGGTTCGTAAAGGAGTGAATATCAAGTCGCTGGACGATATCGGAGGCAAGTCCACTGAGGTTGTTCAAGGTACTTCAACAGCCAAACAACTGGAAAAGTACAATGAAGAGCACAGTTCAAATCCAACAACCATCAACTACACAGATGGTACAATCCAACAAATCTTGGCTAATTTGAATGATGGTCGTTCAGACTACAAGATCTTTGAGCGTATCACAGTAGATACTATCATCAAAGACCAAGGTTTAGATAATGTCGAAGTGATTGAACTTCCAAGTGACCAACAACCGTATGTCTATCCAATCCTTGCTTCAGGACAAGAAGAGCTTCAAACCTTCATGAACAAGCGGATCAAGGAACTCTACGAGGATGGCACACTTGAAAAATTATCAAAAGAATTCTTTGGCGGCACTTACTTGCCAGATGCCAAGGATATCAAGTAA
- a CDS encoding amidohydrolase, with protein MKQFYDKLVKTRHYLHQHPELSGQEYETTAFLSRYLQDLGIKILDSGLETGLIAEIGQGKPVIALRADIDALPILEQTGLPYASQNPSVMHACGHDFHQASLLGAAELLKAMEEDLQGTIRLIFQPAEETSQGASQVLATGLLDDVVAIIGFHNMPQLKAGQIALKAGAMMAGVEKFKVTVEGVSSHAARPDLGVDTVLTLTSMIQNLQALISRTVSPFEPVVLSVTHIEAGATWNVLPQNGFFEGTIRCFNPDLQKRLKADFIRIVEHTAENFGAKVTIIWDQTPPVTYNDPELAELIFENSQNIGELLPAQPSSAGEDFAFYQERIPGVFAFIGSNGAADAPDLHHDSMTIDDAAFQVSVPYYVENALFLLKHYKK; from the coding sequence AGAGTTGTCTGGCCAAGAATATGAAACGACAGCCTTTCTAAGCCGCTATTTGCAAGACTTAGGAATTAAAATTTTGGACTCTGGCTTAGAGACGGGCTTGATTGCCGAAATTGGTCAAGGAAAGCCCGTGATCGCCTTGAGGGCAGATATTGATGCCCTGCCCATTTTAGAGCAGACAGGTCTGCCTTACGCTAGCCAAAATCCTAGTGTCATGCATGCCTGCGGTCATGATTTTCATCAAGCCAGTCTCTTGGGAGCAGCGGAGTTGCTCAAGGCTATGGAAGAAGATTTACAGGGAACCATTCGCCTGATTTTTCAGCCAGCCGAGGAAACCTCTCAGGGAGCCAGTCAAGTTCTGGCTACGGGTTTGCTGGATGATGTGGTTGCGATTATCGGTTTTCACAATATGCCCCAGTTAAAAGCTGGGCAAATAGCCTTGAAGGCGGGAGCCATGATGGCAGGTGTGGAAAAGTTTAAGGTGACTGTTGAGGGAGTCAGCAGCCATGCGGCTCGACCAGATTTAGGAGTGGATACGGTGCTGACTCTGACCAGCATGATTCAAAATCTCCAAGCTCTGATTTCTCGGACTGTCTCGCCCTTTGAGCCAGTTGTTTTGTCTGTGACACACATTGAAGCTGGGGCGACTTGGAATGTTCTGCCGCAAAATGGCTTTTTTGAAGGCACGATTCGTTGTTTTAACCCTGATTTGCAAAAGCGTTTGAAGGCGGATTTTATCCGTATTGTGGAGCATACGGCGGAGAATTTCGGTGCTAAGGTCACTATTATCTGGGATCAGACTCCGCCAGTGACCTATAATGATCCAGAATTGGCCGAGCTTATTTTTGAAAACTCCCAGAACATCGGGGAGCTACTGCCTGCCCAGCCATCTTCAGCTGGCGAAGACTTTGCCTTTTATCAAGAAAGAATCCCTGGTGTCTTTGCTTTTATCGGCTCAAATGGTGCAGCAGATGCGCCTGACCTGCACCATGATAGCATGACGATTGACGATGCAGCCTTTCAGGTCTCTGTGCCTTACTATGTCGAAAACGCCCTCTTTCTCCTCAAGCACTATAAGAAATAA